Proteins found in one Acidobacteriota bacterium genomic segment:
- a CDS encoding GTP-binding protein, with amino-acid sequence MAKEKFERTKPHVNIGTIGHVDHGKTTLTAAITTILAKNNPGIQVRSFDSIDNAPEEKERGITIATAHVEYETENRHYAHVDCPGHADYVKNMITGAAQMDGAVLVVSAADGPM; translated from the coding sequence ATGGCAAAAGAGAAGTTCGAACGCACCAAACCGCACGTCAACATCGGCACGATCGGTCACGTGGACCACGGCAAGACGACGTTGACGGCGGCGATCACGACGATATTGGCCAAGAACAATCCGGGGATCCAGGTTCGCAGTTTCGATTCGATCGACAACGCGCCGGAGGAGAAGGAGCGGGGGATCACGATCGCCACGGCGCACGTGGAGTACGAGACCGAGAACCGCCACTACGCCCACGTGGACTGCCCGGGTCACGCCGACTACGTCAAGAACATGATCACGGGAGCGGCTCAGATGGACGGAGCGGTCTTGGTGGTGTCGGCGGCCGACGGTCCGATG
- the fusA gene encoding elongation factor G, giving the protein MAKRRVPLEKTRNIGIMAHIDAGKTTTTERILFYTGINYKLGEVHEGSATMDWMVQEQERGITITSAATTCFWGDHRINIIDTPGHVDFTAEVERSLRVLDGAVAVFDAVSGVEPQSETVWRQADKYRVPRIAFINKMDRLGADFFASLESMKKKLHAHPVAVQIPIGAEENFDGVIDLVSMKGYIYEVETLGAQYNEVEIPENLRETAEKYREKMIEAVAETDDELLEKYLGGEALSDEEIRKGIRAGTCSLTFTPCICGSAFKNKGVQPLLDAIVHYLPSPVDVPAMTGTDPESGQEVKRKSSDDEPFSALIFKIMTDPYVGQLAFLRVYSGSLLAGSNTYNATRQRKERVGRLLKMHANKREEIQAVFSGDIAAAVGLKQVSTGDTICDPDHPVILESMEFPSPVISVAIEPKTRADQEKLGFSLQKLMQEDPTFKVHNDPDTGQTIISGMGELHLEIIVDRLLREFDVDAAVGKPQVAYKETISQASEGEGRFVRQTGGRGQFGHAKIRMEPGEPGQGFVFENAIVGGAIPREFIGPVEKGCEEAMEGGFLAGYPMEDVKVTLYDGSYHDVDSSEMAFKVAGSMAFKDAAAKAKPVLLEPVMKVEVVVPEEYMGDVIGDLNGRRGRIASMEPRGNSQVVTAYIPLAEMFGYATSLRSLSQGRANYSMHFERYERLPASQAEELIAKARGVVNS; this is encoded by the coding sequence GTGGCTAAGAGAAGAGTACCGCTGGAGAAAACGCGAAATATCGGCATCATGGCCCATATTGACGCCGGCAAGACGACGACTACCGAGCGTATCCTGTTTTACACCGGCATCAATTACAAGTTGGGAGAGGTGCACGAGGGCAGCGCCACCATGGACTGGATGGTCCAGGAACAGGAGCGCGGCATTACGATTACTTCGGCTGCCACGACCTGCTTTTGGGGCGACCATCGCATCAACATTATCGATACCCCCGGACACGTAGACTTCACCGCCGAGGTCGAGCGCTCGCTGCGCGTGCTGGACGGCGCCGTGGCCGTTTTCGACGCCGTTTCCGGTGTCGAGCCCCAGTCCGAGACCGTGTGGCGGCAAGCCGACAAGTACCGCGTCCCCCGCATCGCCTTCATCAACAAGATGGACCGCCTGGGAGCCGATTTCTTCGCCTCCCTGGAGTCGATGAAGAAGAAGCTGCACGCCCATCCGGTGGCCGTGCAGATTCCTATCGGCGCCGAAGAGAACTTTGACGGCGTGATCGATCTGGTCTCCATGAAGGGCTACATCTACGAGGTGGAGACCCTGGGCGCCCAGTACAACGAGGTGGAGATTCCCGAGAATCTGCGGGAAACCGCCGAGAAATACCGCGAGAAGATGATCGAGGCGGTGGCCGAAACCGATGACGAGCTGCTGGAAAAGTACCTGGGCGGCGAGGCGCTGAGCGACGAGGAAATCCGCAAGGGAATCCGCGCCGGCACCTGCTCGCTGACCTTTACGCCCTGCATTTGCGGCTCGGCCTTTAAGAACAAGGGCGTTCAGCCCCTCCTCGACGCCATCGTCCACTACCTTCCTTCCCCCGTCGATGTCCCGGCCATGACCGGAACCGATCCCGAAAGCGGCCAAGAAGTCAAGCGTAAGAGCTCCGACGACGAGCCCTTCTCGGCTCTCATTTTCAAGATCATGACCGACCCCTACGTGGGCCAGTTGGCCTTTCTGCGGGTCTATTCAGGATCGCTGCTGGCCGGCTCCAACACCTATAACGCCACCCGCCAGCGCAAGGAGCGGGTGGGGCGTTTGCTCAAGATGCACGCCAACAAGCGCGAAGAGATCCAGGCGGTCTTCTCCGGCGACATCGCCGCCGCCGTGGGCCTCAAGCAGGTTTCGACGGGCGACACCATCTGCGATCCCGACCATCCCGTCATTCTGGAGTCGATGGAGTTCCCCAGCCCGGTCATCTCGGTGGCCATCGAGCCAAAGACCCGGGCCGACCAGGAGAAGCTGGGTTTTTCGCTGCAGAAGCTGATGCAGGAAGACCCCACCTTCAAGGTCCACAACGATCCCGATACGGGCCAGACCATCATTTCGGGAATGGGCGAACTGCACCTCGAGATCATCGTCGACCGCCTCTTGCGCGAATTCGACGTCGACGCCGCCGTGGGCAAGCCCCAGGTGGCCTACAAGGAAACCATCAGCCAGGCCTCCGAGGGGGAGGGGCGCTTCGTGCGCCAGACCGGCGGACGCGGACAGTTCGGCCACGCCAAGATCCGCATGGAACCCGGCGAACCCGGCCAGGGATTCGTTTTCGAGAACGCCATCGTGGGAGGAGCCATTCCCCGCGAGTTCATCGGTCCCGTGGAAAAGGGCTGCGAAGAGGCCATGGAAGGCGGCTTTTTGGCCGGTTATCCCATGGAAGACGTCAAGGTGACCCTCTACGACGGCTCCTATCACGATGTCGACTCTTCGGAAATGGCCTTCAAGGTGGCCGGATCGATGGCCTTCAAGGACGCTGCCGCCAAGGCCAAGCCGGTCTTGCTCGAGCCCGTCATGAAGGTCGAGGTGGTGGTTCCCGAGGAATATATGGGCGACGTGATCGGCGACCTCAACGGCCGCCGGGGACGCATCGCCTCCATGGAGCCGCGCGGCAACAGCCAAGTGGTGACCGCTTACATCCCGCTGGCCGAAATGTTCGGCTATGCGACTTCTCTGCGCTCCTTGAGCCAGGGAAGGGCCAATTACAGCATGCACTTTGAACGTTATGAGAGACTGCCCGCTTCGCAGGCCGAGGAACTGATCGCCAAGGCCCGCGGGGTAGTCAACAGCTAA
- the rpsG gene encoding 30S ribosomal protein S7, translating into MPRRREVPKRETPQDPIFGSPLVSRFINCLMVDGKKSTAEQIFYDAMKIIEERAGEDPTKIFKKALDNAKPMVETKSRRVGGSTYQVPIEVNPHRRTALGIRWLVGFARARGERTMAERLANELQDAYNNRGGAIRRREDVHRMADANKAFAHYRW; encoded by the coding sequence ATGCCAAGACGTAGAGAAGTTCCCAAGCGCGAAACGCCCCAGGATCCGATTTTCGGCTCCCCCTTGGTGAGCCGCTTCATCAACTGCCTGATGGTGGACGGCAAGAAGAGTACTGCCGAGCAGATCTTCTACGATGCCATGAAGATCATCGAAGAGCGGGCTGGTGAAGATCCCACCAAGATCTTCAAGAAGGCCCTTGACAACGCCAAGCCCATGGTCGAGACCAAGTCTCGCCGGGTGGGCGGTTCGACATATCAGGTGCCCATCGAGGTCAATCCTCACAGGCGCACCGCTTTGGGCATCCGCTGGCTGGTCGGTTTCGCCCGCGCTCGGGGTGAGCGCACCATGGCCGAACGGTTGGCCAATGAGCTGCAGGACGCTTACAATAACAGGGGCGGCGCGATTCGCCGCCGAGAAGACGTCCACCGCATGGCGGACGCCAATAAGGCATTCGCCCACTACCGCTGGTAG
- the rpsL gene encoding 30S ribosomal protein S12, whose amino-acid sequence MPTFNQMVRKGRKKVSTKTKSPALQNCPQKRGVCVRVYTQTPKKPNSALRKVARVRLTNGIEVTTYIPGIGHNLQEHSIVLIRGGRVKDLPGVRYHVIRGTLDAVGVEGRNSARSKYGTKKPKA is encoded by the coding sequence GTGCCCACTTTTAACCAGATGGTCCGCAAGGGACGCAAGAAGGTCAGCACCAAGACCAAGAGCCCGGCTCTTCAGAACTGCCCCCAGAAGCGCGGGGTCTGCGTGCGCGTATACACGCAGACGCCCAAGAAGCCCAATTCGGCGCTGCGCAAGGTGGCTCGCGTGCGGTTGACGAACGGCATCGAGGTGACGACCTACATCCCGGGCATCGGCCACAACCTGCAGGAGCACTCCATCGTGCTCATCAGGGGAGGCCGTGTGAAGGACCTTCCCGGCGTGCGTTATCACGTCATTCGCGGAACCCTGGACGCAGTCGGAGTGGAAGGCCGCAACAGCGCCCGCTCCAAGTACGGCACTAAGAAGCCCAAGGCGTAG
- a CDS encoding 3-deoxy-D-manno-octulosonic acid transferase — MLKIAGLLYAFLYTLALGLYLPFYVWRTLLGGRKGLQLSRRLWRLPPSLRQPAPGPKVWVHAVSVGEVNAVEPLVRALAERGVQVFLSTTTDTGQEQARRLFREQASTFYFPVDWQWLYKRILKHLHPRAIVVAETELWPGLLLAARSRGVAVALVNGRLSDASFRRYRRLRFFFAPLLRTFKALCVQTLQDKKRLLEMGAAPEQVHWTGNLKYDFSLSPDPQREELARRVASLLRAEGRPLQDPAAAESRIWVCGSTREGEEELLMDCLLRVRRDFEPLRMVLAPRHPHRCDAVESLARKRDLSVLRRSRLEEADQGPAPDILLVDTIGDLRYLYQCADVVFVGGSLVRGGGQNILEPAYFGKAVLFGPHMENFREMARSFTEAYAALQVSGPEELSQSLLHLLQDPTAAEWLGRNARKVMRSSQGALERTLEILAPCLGEPEGGKDR; from the coding sequence ATGCTCAAGATTGCCGGTCTCTTATATGCTTTCCTCTACACCCTGGCATTGGGACTCTATCTGCCCTTTTACGTCTGGCGCACCCTCTTGGGCGGACGCAAAGGCCTGCAACTGAGCCGCCGCCTGTGGCGCCTGCCGCCAAGCCTGCGTCAACCCGCGCCAGGGCCGAAGGTATGGGTGCACGCCGTCTCGGTAGGCGAAGTCAACGCCGTGGAACCGCTGGTGAGAGCCCTGGCGGAAAGGGGTGTTCAGGTCTTCTTGAGCACCACTACGGACACCGGGCAAGAGCAGGCCCGCCGGCTTTTCAGGGAGCAGGCCAGCACCTTCTATTTTCCCGTTGACTGGCAATGGCTCTACAAGCGCATCCTCAAGCACCTGCATCCCCGCGCCATCGTCGTGGCCGAAACCGAACTCTGGCCCGGGCTGCTGCTGGCGGCCCGCTCGCGCGGCGTGGCGGTGGCCCTGGTCAACGGACGGCTCTCCGACGCTTCCTTCCGACGCTACCGCAGGCTGCGTTTCTTCTTCGCGCCCTTGCTGCGCACCTTCAAGGCCCTGTGCGTACAAACGCTGCAAGATAAGAAGCGTCTGCTGGAGATGGGCGCCGCTCCCGAGCAGGTGCACTGGACGGGAAACTTGAAGTACGACTTCAGCTTGAGTCCCGACCCCCAGCGCGAGGAGTTGGCCCGGCGGGTGGCAAGCCTGCTCAGGGCGGAGGGGCGGCCTCTCCAAGACCCTGCGGCTGCTGAGAGCCGGATCTGGGTCTGCGGCAGCACCCGGGAAGGCGAAGAGGAACTGCTCATGGATTGTCTGCTGCGGGTGCGGCGCGACTTCGAACCCCTGCGCATGGTGCTGGCTCCCCGCCATCCTCACCGTTGCGACGCGGTGGAGTCGCTGGCCCGCAAGCGGGACTTGAGCGTCCTGCGGCGTTCCCGCCTGGAGGAGGCGGATCAGGGGCCTGCGCCCGACATCTTGCTGGTCGACACCATCGGCGACTTGCGCTACCTCTATCAATGCGCCGACGTTGTTTTTGTAGGAGGCAGCTTGGTGCGGGGCGGAGGACAGAACATTCTCGAACCGGCCTACTTCGGCAAAGCCGTCCTCTTCGGCCCCCATATGGAAAACTTCCGCGAGATGGCCCGCAGCTTTACCGAGGCTTACGCCGCCCTGCAGGTCAGCGGACCTGAGGAACTGAGCCAAAGTCTGCTTCATCTGCTGCAGGATCCGACCGCCGCCGAGTGGTTGGGACGCAACGCCCGCAAAGTCATGCGCAGCAGCCAGGGAGCCCTGGAAAGGACCCTCGAAATTCTGGCGCCCTGCCTGGGGGAGCCCGAGGGCGGTAAGGATCGATGA
- the lpxK gene encoding tetraacyldisaccharide 4'-kinase gives MMTLLSRVYGWLGRLRTGAYQRGWLKRIRLLRPVVSVGNLSVGGAGKTPVTAYLARLLLREGRKPAILSRGYRSEAEKSNLLVSSGKEPATAAVRQAGDEALMLARQVPEAMLGVGRRRERSAGLILGAAADPGPLVFILEDGFQHLRLYRNVDLLLLEADDPRSEGRLLREPLRAARRADALLLTRCHLLGEDELAVAGDAARSLNPEAPLFRFAHRPVGWTEVPSGRRFGLDEAPGESALALAALARPRQFVRDLSRLGIKVAGEHFYRDHHWYRQREVDQVVAALRGASADFIATTEKDAVRLEELELPPDKIFALGIEAYCLDEEAFKEWLLSQLEAAC, from the coding sequence ATGATGACCCTGCTTTCCCGAGTTTACGGCTGGCTGGGGCGCCTGAGGACGGGGGCCTACCAGAGGGGGTGGCTGAAGCGCATTCGGCTGCTGCGACCGGTCGTCAGCGTGGGCAACCTGTCCGTGGGGGGCGCGGGCAAGACTCCCGTAACGGCCTACCTGGCCCGCCTGCTGCTGCGGGAAGGGCGCAAGCCGGCCATTCTCAGCCGTGGCTACCGTTCCGAGGCTGAGAAAAGCAACCTGCTGGTGAGCTCGGGCAAAGAGCCGGCGACCGCCGCGGTGCGCCAGGCCGGGGACGAGGCATTGATGCTGGCCCGTCAGGTTCCCGAGGCCATGCTGGGGGTGGGGCGGCGGCGCGAGCGGTCAGCCGGCCTCATCTTGGGCGCCGCCGCCGACCCCGGCCCTCTCGTCTTCATCCTGGAGGACGGGTTTCAGCACCTGCGTCTGTACCGGAACGTCGACTTGCTGCTGCTGGAGGCGGACGACCCGCGGTCGGAGGGAAGACTGCTGCGCGAACCCCTGAGGGCGGCCAGGCGGGCCGATGCGCTGTTGCTGACCCGCTGCCATTTGTTGGGGGAAGATGAGCTGGCCGTGGCCGGGGACGCGGCGCGCAGCCTCAACCCCGAGGCGCCCCTGTTCCGCTTCGCCCACCGTCCTGTCGGCTGGACCGAGGTGCCGTCGGGGCGCCGCTTCGGCCTGGATGAGGCGCCGGGGGAATCGGCGCTGGCCCTGGCGGCCCTGGCCCGGCCCCGTCAGTTCGTCCGCGACCTGTCGCGCCTGGGGATCAAGGTGGCCGGGGAGCATTTTTACCGCGATCATCATTGGTACCGGCAGCGGGAAGTCGATCAGGTCGTGGCAGCTTTGCGGGGCGCGTCCGCCGATTTCATCGCCACTACCGAGAAGGATGCGGTGCGCCTGGAAGAGCTTGAGCTACCCCCCGACAAGATCTTCGCCCTGGGCATCGAAGCCTATTGCCTGGATGAAGAAGCCTTCAAGGAATGGCTGCTCAGCCAGCTTGAAGCAGCGTGCTGA
- a CDS encoding GAF domain-containing SpoIIE family protein phosphatase: MKNGQLISFPKEALGVLRPGAEELVDPLDRYDQALTLSLLHDIGRELSSILDTDALLERIAELVGDLIDYQAFSLYLLDDPNQMLVERFSRTRHKESGARPALKLGQGVCGRAAQKRRSIRVSDLRRHCRTRSSLPDNKVRSLLSAPLIRKGRVMGVVNLESHRVNAFSERHEKILMTLASSIAIALENARLYEELRDKEASLENDLSTARQVQKGLLPACVPSVEGLEIGSVCRPCRHLGGDFYDFQRTRSDQLAVAVGDVSGKATAAALFGSLAIGILRSQISQHHCSPAGLLRHVNTHLLGTALDSRFLALTLASYHAGRRRLRLANAGLPRPLLVRRGQAREIDVAGVPLGLFPDTSYEQAEIDLEEGDVLVIATDGIHESCDANEREFGSLLEQRLLDLCDRSAQEIAEALLCDSRQHGSSNPVYEDDRTVVVLKCVR; the protein is encoded by the coding sequence ATGAAGAACGGTCAACTGATCTCATTTCCCAAGGAAGCTCTTGGAGTTCTGCGTCCCGGCGCCGAGGAGCTGGTTGATCCGCTTGACCGGTACGATCAGGCGCTGACCCTTTCGCTGCTCCATGACATCGGACGCGAACTGAGTTCGATTCTCGACACCGACGCGCTGCTGGAACGCATCGCCGAACTTGTGGGCGACCTGATCGACTACCAGGCCTTCAGCCTTTACCTGCTGGACGACCCCAACCAAATGCTGGTGGAGCGCTTCTCGCGCACCCGGCACAAGGAGTCGGGCGCCCGCCCCGCTCTCAAATTGGGCCAGGGCGTCTGCGGGCGAGCCGCTCAGAAGCGCCGCTCGATCAGGGTCTCCGACTTGCGGCGCCATTGCCGCACACGCTCTTCTCTGCCCGACAACAAGGTGCGTTCGTTGCTCTCGGCTCCTCTCATCCGCAAAGGACGCGTGATGGGCGTGGTCAACCTTGAGAGCCATCGGGTCAACGCCTTTTCGGAGCGTCACGAGAAGATCCTGATGACGCTGGCCTCCTCCATCGCCATCGCGCTGGAGAACGCCCGGCTTTATGAAGAGCTGCGCGACAAGGAGGCCTCCCTGGAAAACGACTTGAGTACGGCCCGCCAGGTGCAGAAAGGACTCTTGCCGGCTTGCGTGCCCTCCGTTGAGGGGCTCGAAATCGGCAGCGTCTGCCGTCCCTGCCGTCACCTGGGAGGCGACTTCTACGACTTCCAGCGGACTCGTTCAGACCAGTTGGCCGTGGCCGTGGGAGATGTTTCGGGCAAGGCTACCGCCGCCGCCCTTTTCGGCTCCCTGGCTATTGGCATCCTGCGCAGCCAGATCTCACAGCACCACTGCTCCCCTGCCGGCTTGCTGCGCCATGTCAATACGCATCTGCTGGGAACGGCCCTCGACAGCCGCTTCCTGGCCCTGACGCTGGCGTCCTACCATGCCGGGCGCCGGCGTCTCAGACTGGCCAACGCCGGACTGCCGCGTCCTCTGCTGGTGCGCCGGGGGCAAGCTCGCGAAATCGATGTCGCCGGAGTGCCGCTGGGGCTGTTTCCGGACACCAGCTACGAGCAGGCCGAGATCGATCTTGAGGAGGGCGACGTGCTGGTGATTGCCACCGACGGTATCCATGAGTCCTGCGACGCCAACGAACGCGAGTTCGGGTCCTTGCTGGAGCAAAGACTGCTCGACCTGTGCGACCGCAGCGCCCAGGAGATTGCCGAAGCCCTGCTCTGCGACAGCCGCCAGCACGGGAGCTCCAATCCCGTCTACGAAGACGACCGCACCGTAGTCGTCCTCAAATGCGTCCGCTAG
- a CDS encoding oligopeptide transporter, OPT family, which yields MSPSPDHSSGPDANSAPAQAEAKGLSADAYKPLEPGQQYQPYVPASESPLEFTLKAVVAGILFGILFGAANAYLGLRAGLTISTSIPVAVMTVAAFRLLSRMGSSSSILEANLSQTTGSASSSLASGIIFTLPALFLWGLDPTLMQMTFLALFGGLLGVLFMIPLRRFLIQGEHGNLPYPEGTACAEVLVASEIGGSRAKNVFLGLGVGMLLKGITSGLKALVGSIEFHIPFLKKGQLGSDVSAALLGVGYILGLRIAFIMVGGGLLSWLIIIPLLAWWGEGRAAPLYPETQLTIAEMSPSLLWTRYVRYIGAGAVAAGGLVTLIKSIPTMIESFRVGARQIQDRISTAQDKSQGGPAEDRTQKDLPLSVVGGGAILIALGMALVPYVFGPVENFAFRLLAALLVVIFAFFFVTVSSRIVGLVGVTSNPTSGMTIATLLGTASIFLLLGMVDDSGKAAAITVGCVVAIAASIAGDTSQDLKTGFLLGATPFRQQSAELIGVLTSAVFVCGAVLLLDQSYGFGTQELPAPQATLMKLVIEGVLQSSLPWGLVLIGVGIALLCELFRIPSLPFAVGVYLPVTTTFPVFLGGLLRWRMEKSAADPGQVDRRRERGILFGSGLVGGEGLVGVLIAFWALYTGTGVEGLGTAWAGPLAPWLGAGALLLLILYFRRRCL from the coding sequence GTGAGCCCTTCTCCAGATCATTCATCCGGCCCTGATGCAAACTCCGCTCCTGCTCAAGCCGAAGCTAAAGGACTCAGCGCCGACGCTTACAAGCCGCTCGAGCCGGGACAGCAATACCAACCCTATGTCCCGGCCAGCGAGTCGCCCCTCGAGTTCACCCTCAAGGCGGTGGTGGCGGGGATCCTCTTCGGCATCCTCTTCGGGGCGGCCAACGCCTACCTGGGGCTTCGGGCGGGATTGACCATCTCAACCTCCATTCCCGTGGCCGTCATGACGGTGGCCGCCTTCCGCCTGCTCTCCAGGATGGGATCGTCCTCCAGCATCCTGGAAGCCAACCTGTCCCAAACCACGGGGTCGGCCTCCAGTTCGCTGGCTTCCGGCATTATCTTCACCCTGCCGGCGCTGTTTCTTTGGGGGCTCGACCCGACCCTGATGCAGATGACCTTCCTGGCCCTCTTCGGAGGATTGCTGGGAGTGCTCTTCATGATTCCCCTGCGCCGCTTCCTCATCCAGGGCGAGCACGGAAACCTGCCCTACCCCGAGGGGACGGCCTGCGCCGAGGTGCTGGTGGCCAGCGAGATCGGCGGATCGCGGGCCAAGAACGTCTTCCTGGGACTGGGCGTGGGCATGCTGCTCAAGGGCATCACCTCAGGACTCAAGGCCCTGGTGGGCAGCATCGAATTTCATATTCCGTTTCTCAAGAAAGGCCAACTGGGAAGCGACGTTTCGGCGGCTCTGCTGGGAGTGGGATACATCCTGGGTCTCCGCATCGCCTTCATCATGGTAGGCGGCGGACTGCTCTCCTGGCTCATCATCATTCCGCTGCTGGCCTGGTGGGGCGAGGGACGGGCCGCTCCCCTCTATCCCGAAACCCAGCTCACCATCGCCGAGATGAGCCCGTCCCTGCTGTGGACGCGCTACGTACGCTACATCGGCGCCGGCGCAGTGGCCGCCGGCGGACTCGTCACCCTCATCAAGTCCATCCCCACCATGATCGAGAGCTTCCGGGTGGGCGCCCGTCAGATTCAGGACCGCATCAGCACAGCCCAGGACAAGAGCCAGGGCGGACCCGCTGAAGACCGCACTCAGAAAGACCTGCCACTCAGCGTGGTGGGCGGCGGCGCCATCCTGATTGCCCTGGGGATGGCCCTGGTCCCCTACGTCTTCGGACCCGTGGAGAACTTCGCCTTTCGCTTGCTGGCGGCTTTGCTGGTGGTGATATTCGCCTTCTTCTTCGTCACCGTCTCCTCGCGCATCGTGGGCCTGGTGGGCGTCACCTCCAATCCCACCAGCGGAATGACCATCGCCACCCTGCTGGGCACGGCCTCCATCTTCCTGCTGCTGGGGATGGTGGACGACAGCGGCAAGGCCGCCGCCATCACGGTGGGTTGCGTGGTGGCCATCGCCGCCTCCATCGCCGGCGATACCTCTCAGGACCTGAAGACGGGATTCCTGCTGGGCGCCACTCCTTTCCGGCAGCAGAGCGCCGAACTGATCGGCGTCCTCACCTCGGCCGTCTTCGTGTGCGGCGCGGTGCTGCTGCTGGACCAGTCCTACGGCTTCGGAACCCAGGAATTGCCGGCCCCTCAGGCCACCTTGATGAAGCTGGTGATCGAGGGCGTACTGCAGAGTTCGCTGCCCTGGGGACTGGTGCTGATCGGCGTGGGCATCGCCCTGCTTTGCGAGCTCTTTCGCATCCCCAGCCTGCCTTTCGCCGTGGGCGTCTATCTGCCTGTCACCACCACCTTCCCGGTCTTTCTGGGCGGACTGCTGCGCTGGAGGATGGAAAAATCGGCTGCCGACCCGGGACAGGTCGACCGCCGCCGTGAACGCGGCATCCTCTTCGGATCGGGACTGGTGGGCGGCGAGGGACTGGTGGGGGTCCTCATCGCCTTCTGGGCCCTCTACACGGGAACCGGGGTGGAAGGCCTGGGCACGGCATGGGCCGGCCCCCTCGCTCCCTGGCTGGGCGCCGGCGCTTTGCTGCTGCTCATCCTCTACTTCCGCCGCCGCTGTCTGTAG